The stretch of DNA GGGGAATGTTCCTGCAAGCACTTCCTCACAATAAGAACTAAGTGCACTGATGCTTTCACCGCGAAGTGCGGCAAACTTTTTAACAAACTTGGGTGTAAATCTATCAAAAAGTCCCAAAATATCATGATAAACTAAAACCTGTCCGTCGGTATCTGGTCCTGCTCCGATCCCAATCGTAGGAATTGAAACCCGCTCTGTGATCTCTTTAGCAACTTCAGACGGAATCGCTTCAAGTACAATGGAAAAACATCCGGCTGCTTCAAGCGCAAGAGCTTCATCCACAAGTGCCGCTGCAGAGCTTGCATTCTTGCCCTGCCCCTTAAAACCGCCGAATCTGGCAACATGCTGAGGAGTCAGGCCGATATGTCCCTGTACCGGTATTCCGGAACTTACAATGGCCTCAACGTGCTTAAGAAATGGAAATCCTCCTTCAAGCTTGACAGCGCGAGCACTGGTCTTGCTCAAAAATTTTCCTGCGTTTTCAACTGCCATCGTCACAGACGGCTGATAAGACATGAAAGGCATATCCCCGATGATAAGGGCCCGTGAAACACCACGTGAAACAGCCGCGGTATGATGAAGCATATCTTCCATAGTCACAGACAAAGTATCTTCATATCCTAAAACAACCATCCCTAGTGAATCACCGACAAGAATCATATCCACTTCCGCGGCATCGGCAATTTGCCCTCCGGAATAATCATAGGCGGTTACTGTTGTAATTTTTCTCTGTCCTTTCAGACTTTTGATCGCAGGAGCTGTAACTTTTTTCATACTGTATCCTCATATATAATTTTAATGTCTTCGCAAAAGACATCCTTTTTAATCACAATATATCCACCCGTAAAAAACAAAGCCACTTGATCAAGAGCAAACCGACTCGTCAAGTTAAATGGATAGAATGTCACACGACAAAAAAAGACCCGGAAAATCCGGGTCTTTTAAAACATGCTGATAAAATTGAACTAAACTTCCTGCATCACCCAGACAACACGTCCGACAACAAGCTTGTTCTGATCTTGAACGGCAATATATAATTCAGGATGCTGCGGATCTTCAGGGCGTAAAATAAAACGTGAATTTTCAGGATCAAAAAAGACTCTGCGAATGACAACGCCTTGATGAGGAACATGAACGGCATAAATATCGCCTGCCATAAGCCGTTTCTGAGTTTCATCAACTCCGGCAAAAGCATTTCTTCTGATTGCCGGCTCCATTGAAGATCCTTCAACCTTAAGAACAACCATCGATGGCCTATAAAAAGTCTCAGGAATATTCAGTTCCCCGACCTGCTGCGGTTTCCAGCTTTCTACATCTGAATCTTCACCGGCCATTGACGAAACGGGAACAACCCTTCCTCTTGACGGAATCTGTCCATACTGGGCAGTGGTTTCACTCAAAATATTGTCCGCAGAGATTTTGCCTTTACCGGGCTTCATATATACAGGCTCAACACCATCGGAAAGCCATTCTGGATTCAGTCCATGAGTTTTATATAACTTGATATACCATTCCGCGGGGATGGAGCTGCGCCTTTTAGCATCCGAAATACTTGATTGCCTAATATCTAAAATTTCAGCCAGCTGGACCTGAGTTCTGGTTCCAGTTGCTTTTTTAATTCTTTCCAATGTTTCATCGAACCATTTAGACATATATATGCCCTCCTAAAGGTCAGGCTGATATCTGGAGTTGGAAGAGTTTCTGCAGTGTAATAAATACAGGATCCCGCAGTTATCTAAAAAGTTAACTTGCAAAAACAAATATCAAATTATTGCTTAATCACAGAATTATAAAATAACAAAAAAAGTTATTTTACTGGTACACTACAAAACCACTTTGACGCAACCAGCTTATATGATTTTATAAACACTATCAAATCACATATAAATAGACGCTGTTCGCTATATACGATATTACGAGTGTAATTAAATTGGAAATGATACTTGTAAAACTATAAAATATCAAAAAATTATATTAAAACAATTTTTTAATACACATACAACTATTTATTATACACAAAAAATATATTTTGTTTACTAATAATATAATTATTTTTTTCGAAAAATATTACTGCTGGCTACTTAAGCGTTAGCAGTACTTCGGCAGAAGCCTGACAAAAGAAATTACTCCGCTCCGAAAGGTAAAATAAAATAAAAATTATTCCCGCGGTCACCGCTTTCATATCCGACATTTCCGCCGTGAAGTTCCACAACCTGTCTTACAAAAAACAAACCATGCCCCG from Desulfovibrio gilichinskyi encodes:
- the panB gene encoding 3-methyl-2-oxobutanoate hydroxymethyltransferase, producing MKKVTAPAIKSLKGQRKITTVTAYDYSGGQIADAAEVDMILVGDSLGMVVLGYEDTLSVTMEDMLHHTAAVSRGVSRALIIGDMPFMSYQPSVTMAVENAGKFLSKTSARAVKLEGGFPFLKHVEAIVSSGIPVQGHIGLTPQHVARFGGFKGQGKNASSAAALVDEALALEAAGCFSIVLEAIPSEVAKEITERVSIPTIGIGAGPDTDGQVLVYHDILGLFDRFTPKFVKKFAALRGESISALSSYCEEVLAGTFPGKDNFTSMDAEELKIFKMLLTEKDNS
- a CDS encoding LexA family transcriptional regulator is translated as MSKWFDETLERIKKATGTRTQVQLAEILDIRQSSISDAKRRSSIPAEWYIKLYKTHGLNPEWLSDGVEPVYMKPGKGKISADNILSETTAQYGQIPSRGRVVPVSSMAGEDSDVESWKPQQVGELNIPETFYRPSMVVLKVEGSSMEPAIRRNAFAGVDETQKRLMAGDIYAVHVPHQGVVIRRVFFDPENSRFILRPEDPQHPELYIAVQDQNKLVVGRVVWVMQEV